One part of the Sorangiineae bacterium MSr11954 genome encodes these proteins:
- a CDS encoding ATP-dependent RecD-like DNA helicase — MATRKPVTMPLRAGGKTLASARGPSSGNSGGEEVTVEGEIERVTFESAESGFRVLKLARDGSPGADLLTVVGTIPPVAAGTRVRVRGRFERDRKHGEQLRALGVTELLPTTLVGVERYLGSGLIKGIGEGYAKKIVAHFGMDTLRVLDEEPERLAEVDGLGKKRSDSVTKAWREQRAVREVMVFLQAHGASGALAGRIYKRYGANAVRIVSTEPYRLAMDVWGIGFKTADRIARELGVENDSPARMQAGLMQTLNDALESGHTCLSVEDAVAHAMALLELAELDAADTPERVREALRALVRGRYVVAELADGEPLVFLAKMHAAEVRVAERLKELAGASARPLGGAAQAVAEFERRADVELAPEQREAVARAADNPVLVITGGPGVGKTTIVRAILSVLDRENIDFRLCAPTGRAAKRLSESTGRPASTVHRLLEFEPKRSEFKRNKQSPLECDALVVDEASMIDLTMADAITQALTDGTRLVLVGDVDQLPSVGPGAFLRDVIASGAIPCVRLTQIFRQAEQSLIVQSAHRINMGEPPLASNRPDADFFLIERDSAESAQSTIVSLLTQRIPRRFGLDPRHDVQVLTPMHRGPAGTVALNEALQAALNPTGPSITRASRSYRLHDKVMQLRNDYDREVYNGDVGEIVELNEEQGTLTVRYDEERRAVYEAGDLDELALAYAVSIHKSQGSEYPAVVLPLMTAHFVMLSRNLLYTAVTRGKRLVVLIYDPRALSLALAEDRRGERRTRLQARLRG, encoded by the coding sequence GTGGCCACCCGCAAACCCGTGACGATGCCGCTTCGCGCCGGCGGAAAGACGCTCGCGTCCGCCCGCGGTCCGAGCAGCGGCAACAGCGGCGGCGAGGAGGTCACGGTGGAGGGCGAGATCGAGCGCGTGACGTTCGAGAGCGCCGAGTCGGGGTTCCGGGTGCTCAAATTGGCCCGAGATGGGAGCCCGGGCGCCGATCTTTTGACGGTGGTCGGCACCATTCCACCGGTCGCGGCGGGCACGCGGGTGCGGGTGCGCGGCCGTTTCGAGCGCGATCGAAAGCACGGCGAGCAGCTGCGCGCGCTGGGGGTCACCGAGCTCCTGCCCACCACCTTGGTGGGGGTCGAACGTTACCTCGGCTCCGGCCTCATCAAGGGCATCGGCGAGGGGTACGCGAAGAAGATCGTGGCCCACTTCGGGATGGACACCTTGCGCGTGCTCGACGAAGAGCCCGAGCGGCTCGCGGAGGTCGACGGCCTCGGAAAGAAGCGCTCGGACAGCGTGACCAAAGCTTGGCGCGAGCAGCGGGCGGTGCGCGAGGTGATGGTCTTTCTGCAAGCGCACGGCGCCTCGGGGGCGCTGGCCGGCCGCATTTACAAGCGCTACGGCGCGAACGCCGTGCGCATCGTCTCCACCGAGCCGTACCGGCTGGCCATGGATGTGTGGGGCATCGGCTTCAAGACCGCGGACCGCATCGCCCGCGAGCTGGGGGTGGAGAACGACTCGCCGGCGCGCATGCAGGCCGGGTTGATGCAGACGCTCAACGACGCCCTGGAGTCGGGCCACACCTGTCTGTCGGTGGAGGACGCGGTCGCGCACGCGATGGCTCTCCTCGAGCTCGCCGAGCTCGACGCGGCCGACACGCCGGAGCGGGTGCGCGAAGCGCTTCGTGCGCTGGTGCGCGGTCGTTATGTGGTGGCCGAGCTCGCGGACGGCGAGCCGCTGGTGTTCCTCGCCAAGATGCACGCCGCCGAGGTGCGCGTGGCCGAGCGGCTCAAAGAGCTCGCGGGGGCGAGCGCGCGCCCGCTCGGGGGGGCGGCCCAGGCGGTGGCCGAGTTCGAGCGGCGCGCCGACGTGGAGCTGGCGCCGGAGCAGCGCGAGGCGGTGGCGCGGGCGGCGGACAACCCGGTGCTGGTGATCACCGGGGGACCCGGCGTGGGCAAGACCACCATCGTCCGCGCGATCCTCTCGGTGCTCGATCGCGAGAACATCGACTTTCGACTCTGCGCGCCCACGGGGCGCGCGGCCAAGCGCCTCTCGGAGTCGACCGGCCGCCCTGCGTCGACGGTGCATCGCTTGCTCGAGTTCGAGCCCAAACGATCGGAGTTCAAACGAAACAAGCAATCGCCGCTCGAGTGCGACGCGCTGGTGGTCGACGAGGCCTCGATGATCGATCTGACCATGGCCGACGCCATCACGCAGGCGCTCACCGATGGCACGCGCCTCGTCCTCGTGGGGGACGTCGATCAGCTCCCGAGCGTGGGCCCGGGCGCGTTCCTTCGCGACGTGATCGCGTCGGGCGCCATCCCGTGCGTGCGGCTCACCCAGATTTTCCGGCAGGCCGAGCAAAGCCTCATCGTTCAAAGCGCGCACCGCATCAACATGGGCGAGCCGCCCTTGGCCTCGAACCGCCCCGACGCCGACTTTTTCCTCATCGAGCGCGACTCGGCCGAGTCCGCGCAGAGCACCATCGTGAGTTTGCTCACCCAGCGCATCCCGCGCCGTTTCGGGCTCGACCCCCGCCACGACGTTCAAGTGCTCACCCCCATGCATCGCGGCCCCGCGGGCACCGTCGCCTTGAACGAGGCGCTGCAGGCGGCGCTCAACCCCACGGGGCCATCCATCACGCGCGCCTCCCGCTCGTACCGCTTGCACGACAAGGTCATGCAGCTGCGAAACGACTACGACCGCGAGGTCTACAACGGCGATGTGGGCGAGATCGTCGAGCTCAATGAGGAACAAGGCACCCTCACCGTGCGTTACGACGAGGAACGCAGGGCCGTTTACGAAGCCGGCGATCTCGACGAGCTCGCGCTCGCCTACGCCGTCAGCATCCACAAATCGCAAGGGAGCGAGTATCCGGCGGTCGTCCTCCCGTTGATGACCGCGCATTTCGTCATGCTGTCGCGCAATCTTCTTTATACGGCGGTCACCCGAGGCAAGCGCCTCGTCGTTCTCATCTACGATCCGCGGGCCCTTTCGCTCGCGCTAGCCGAAGATCGCCGCGGGGAACGCCGAACGCGCCTCCAGGCACGTCTTCGCGGTTGA